A stretch of the Capsicum annuum cultivar UCD-10X-F1 chromosome 8, UCD10Xv1.1, whole genome shotgun sequence genome encodes the following:
- the LOC107857238 gene encoding aluminum-activated malate transporter 8, producing the protein MENMTSAFTMLWKQVKGFPRKLIDKISNIAKNTIQIGKDDTRKNWHAAKVGLSLTLVILFYYSWPLYHSFEQSAIMAVLTVMVAFEYTAGATISKCLNIAFATALGISLGIGAKYIAEDCGKEGEPIILGILVFIVGVLGTFTRFYPHMQRRYDYGCMFSVATFSLVTVSGDMYMEMVKQRISTIMVSVGTVMVISLVICPVWAGKDLHKLISANLEKLASFLDGFESEYFQANGVDSKDKEKGFLESFKSVLDSKATEESLANFAWWEPAHGSFKFNNPGKEYLKIGKLGRDCACHLHALSGHLKSKSQTPTEFHRRTEEACKRIIMESSRVLKDLAFSIKTRTQPPSPTAKSDSYNTKLAIGDLRATLIITTKIFSESDTIDVITAMSVASILIDVTRCVDEISKAVGELSVKARFQKEEKKKDGSMPIEVLEKPPTPRSHLLLHLGVVNVVENDENPISAIKGEHVVCEIHTIEELIKTEEKGEQVVIGVDGCESRDGSKI; encoded by the exons ATGGAGAATATGACTAGTGCATTCACCATGTTGTGGAAACAAGTCAAGGGGTTTCCAAGAAAGTTGATAGACAAAATTAGCAACATTGCTAAGAACACAATACAAATTGGGAAAGATGATACAAGAAAAAATTGGCATGCAGCCAAAGTGGGATTATCTCTCACTTTAGTGATATTGTTTTACTATTCATGGCCACTTTATCATAGCTTTGAACAATCAGCAATTATGGCTGTCCTCACTGTTATGGTTGCTTTTGAATACACTGCTG GTGCAACTATATCAAAGTGCTTAAACATAGCTTTTGCAACAGCATTAGGTATTTCATTAGGCATTGGAGCAAAATATATAGCTGAGGATTGTGGAAAAGAAGGGGAGCCTATAATTCTTGGGATTTTGGTCTTCATTGTAG GTGTTCTAGGTACATTTACAAGGTTTTATCCACATATGCAAAGGAGGTATGACTATGGATGCATGTTCTCTGTGGCAACATTTAGCTTGGTCACAGTGTCAGGTGACATGTATATGGAGATGGTTAAGCAAAGGATATCAACCATTATGGTCAGTGTTGGCACAGTCATGGTCATCTCCTTGGTCATTTGTCCAGTGTGGGCTGGAAAAGATCTTCATAAGCTTATTAGTGCCAATCTTGAAAAGCTAGCAAGCTTCTTAGATG gttttgAAAGTGAGTATTTTCAAGCAAATGGTGTGGACTCCAAGGACAAAGAGAAGGGATTTCTTGAATCCTTTAAAAGTGTTCTTGATTCTAAGGCCACTGAGGAATCTTTG gCAAATTTTGCATGGTGGGAGCCAGCACATGGATCATTCAAGTTTAATAATCCAGGGAAAGAGTATTTGAAGATTGGTAAGCTTGGTAGAGATTGTGCTTGCCATCTTCATGCTCTTAGTGGTCACTTAAAATCTAAATCTCAg ACACCAACCGAGTTTCATAGAAGAACAGAAGAAGCTTGCAAAAGAATCATCATGGAATCTAGCAGGGTCTTAAAAGACCTTGCTTTTTCCATCAAAACAAGGACCCAACCCCCTTCCCCCACAGCGAAATCTGACTCGTATAACACGAAATTAGCCATTGGTGATCTCAGAGCGACGCTCATAATTACCACAAAAATCTTCTCAGAAAGTGATACCATTGATGTCATCACGGCGATGTCAGTGGCATCGATACTTATCGATGTCACCAGATGTGTCGACGAAATCTCCAAGGCTGTAGGAGAGCTTTCGGTCAAAGCACGTTTCCagaaggaggaaaagaagaaggatggttctatgCCTATCGAGGTGTTGGAGAAACCACCAACGCCACGGTCACATCTCCTCCTACACCTCGGAGTTGTGAATGTCGTGGAAAATGATGAAAATCCAATTAGTGCAATTAAAGGAGAACATGTTGTTTGTGAGATACACACAATAGAGGAGTTGATAAAAACAGAGGAAAAAGGAGAGCAAGTTGTGATTGGAGTTGATGGATGTGAAAGTAGAGATGGATCCAAGATATGA